The Lycium ferocissimum isolate CSIRO_LF1 chromosome 8, AGI_CSIRO_Lferr_CH_V1, whole genome shotgun sequence DNA segment GCCCTTTATACTCTTTTTACATTTtcatttatgaaagtttcaTGCACAAGTCTATGCTTCCTATTTACAGAACCTTCTCACTTGTTAATTTAGATTGTAGTTGTAATTGGAGGTGGACCAAGTGGGCTTGATATTTCCCGAGACATAGCTACGGTAGCCAAGCAAGTTCATCTTTCAAGAAAACCTTCTGAAATTGGATTTTCAAATTTGGACAGTTATGCAAATCTATGGAACCATTCACAGGTATATAATTGTTTAAATACTGTGTGCACTGGAAGATATATAAAGGGAGCTGATTTTGGAACTTTTTTGCAGATTGATCATGTTGATGAAAGTGGTGAAGTGACTTTCTTGGATGGATCTTCTATTCATGCTGATATCATTCTCCACTGCACAGGGTTTAGTTCAAATCTCGAGTCTTTTGTTCATACAGAAGTTTATTGTCGTCATTATTTCTTGAATTATGTGATCATTTTATCTAAAAGCTTACATCGTTATAGAGAAcatacttttatttacttaattgtgTCTTGAAACAGATACAAGTATGATTTCCCATTTCTTGAAACCGATGGAATAGTAAGTGCAGATGAGGACGGTTCTGTTGGACCACTATACAAGCATGTTTTTCCTCCAAAGCTTTCTCCCTGGCTCTCTTTTGTTGGTATACCTTATCAGGTCAGCTAATTGTACGGAATATCATACTCTCTCTGTGTTATTATCCAGTTATTGTAGTATTTGATACGATAGAAGTTATTCTTCAGTAAATACTTTTTGTAAATGATTTATTTtctggaaaacattttcccatgtttggttggagAGTGATAAATATTGTTTGAAAAAGTAACATAAGCAAACTGCATAGTgctttgataaatattttagtatttattgGTTAAAATAGTGATATGCAATTAGGTGAAATAACtatgaagaaaaatgacttccaCCGAAAAGTGAGGAgactattttccttttttgatgaaaaatattttttggcagccaaacatgaaaaaatgaCTTATTTTCTAAATCATTTTCCATCGATGTttagtgtttttatttttttatttggataATTCAAGCTTCTCAACACTAAGAGGTTGACCCTCTTAACCTCTTTAACATTGTATTATGCTCTTGAAAATTGTAATCTGTTGCGAGAGATGGTAATGTAAACTTTTTGCTGTGATGATAAACTTTTTTTGTTGATGATCAGACAATAATCTTTCTCATGTTGGAAGTACAAGCCAAATGGATTGCAAAAGTGTTGTCTGGAAAGGTGCTTTTACCATCGGAGGAGGAGATGTTAGCTGATGTTGAGGATCATAATAGGCAACTCGAGGAAGCTGGGATCCCAAAACGTCACACGCATCGCCTAAACTTTCACGAGGTTTttcacaaactttttttttttttttttttgagatttgtCTCAATGTTGTTACTGCTTTGATTTCTGTATTCGCTTTTTTCAAACTGTATTGAAATGCTTTACTTAAGCGGGTCTATCGTAAACAGTCCGTTTTATCTCTCTAGGTAGGGTGGGTAGCGCTTACGACACCTATTCTCCTCGCACTCCCACATGACATTACACCGGTTATGTTATTGAGATTTGTCTCAATGTGGACATACTTTTACAATTGAACACTCAATATGACTCGGGCAAAACCTATTCATCACTCGTTATTTattgctttctttttctctttttcaaaaTTCTCTTACCATTGTTACAAATTCTTGAATATAAAACTTCACTCACGGTCTAGCTTCAAAAGAAGTATAGTTGAGAAGGATTTGTATGTCCCCAGTTGAAGATCCTGTAATATTGTTTAGATAAAACTTttaagatttcatcttattgaATTTACCAAACACTTTCTAAACCTCAATTAAGAATTGTTGCCGTGTGACTACGACGTCACGGGTGCAAGCCGTGAAAACGgtctcttgcagaaatgcaagcTAAGGCTGCACGCCAACATAATGTGGTCCGACCCTTTGTATTCGGGTCTGCAgtctgccctttttttttttatttttttttaggttttCTGTATCTCAATGATTTAACTTTAAAGTTAGTGAAAGGAAATtacatgaatttgttggcaggTGAAGTACATGGACTGGGTAGCAGCTCAAGTGGGACTGCCGCCAGTTGATGCCGGCATAAAGGAAATGCATTCGAGTATTTACAAATTTGCTGCTGAAGTAGGGTATGATCGCTATAGGGATTTGTGGGACGTTAAGAATTTGACTCAATAGTCTTTGTAGTTATCAAGTTTGTGTGTTAGATGAGTAACATCATATCTATTCCTTTTGTGTTTTACAACATTCTTTATGTCATTATTCAAAATAAGACCATAAAACAAATAGACGCGAAAGAAGAAGTATTATGCTTTaacttaaagaaaataaaataatattggCGGAGACTTGCTTTCTGTTCTTGAGATTTACTGATAAAAGTAGGagaatgcatatatatatatatatatatatatatatatatatatatatatatatatatatatatatatatatatatatatatatatatatatatatatttatggccTATGTGCGCACTCCAACACTTTGGATTGTAGTGTAtcatgtgtatgtagttgtgttggatagtgatatatatatatatatatatatatatatatatatatatatatatatatatatatatatatatatatatatatatatatacatactatgttcaaaacacgattaatataacattgtagtttgtgcttccgtatctaaaactttattatattcgtgtttgctacgaatacaaagtcgtgaaaaatttattaatattttttaaaagagaagacttgtttaaaaggaaactattttcctctctttgagataaaacaatagcaatatttaagcatcgattgatactttcaattttaattcgattaatttaaatgtgtaaaatacttattattttttttatcaaattttgatttgataattctaattcaaattattaaattaattttacatctttAAAACGtaacaaagtagaaattaattttctatttaaacgaagaatattgttttttaatttttgtaaataatctcggtttagctcattttatttatcatGTTGTTTTTTGCgtggttttttaaggaaacgtcaattagaattataatttacctaatttatcttattcattatttgatcttcatttgatattaatctccTTTCACATTtgttagagtaagaataaaaataaaaaattaattaaattctatcttattttaaaatataaatattttaagtatatttattttagtaaacataacaaataaatgacatggtggaatagcaaatacggtagttaaatatctagattagatatcaggctaatataagaaaagcaaggaaattgtatgtattTGAGGAAATTGTACgtatttggctacttaaccttttgaagaaaagcaataatatatattttttgttgtgcaataatttcatttgctcccactaatgggttgatagacgtggcaatgaatccaatattattgacttgatgaggatactttgggaattacatgaatattgtttgattttttaatatatgggtgcacgtttttttttttttttttgacaacttgtttttttaatataggtttactctttttttttttcatgagtttggagaggtggcccacttttttttttatgagtttggagagggtggggtccactttttttttttttttaaaaatattgcttggtgtttttagtatggggtcaacctttttttttttttttttaaagagtgaCTCACGACAAAGCATAGGTAAAccgatgcttctatatagtagaaaaatagaaatataataaagtatttctctatctactttttagaagagttggtaataaaaagtataaaatgtcatttttttgcccttaaataaaaaaaaaaaaaaagggtgggaccacaaaggattttttttgttcttaacAAAAAAGTGGACCAAAGGAATACAAATGATCTTGGTTATAaaccggctcttctatatagtagtaaaatataagtattttaagtatatttattttagtaaacaaaacaaataaataacatgGCGAATAACAAATACACATTCGATATCTAGATTACATCTAaagttaatataaaaaagaaaaaaattgtatggtttggctacttaatcttttgaagaaaaccaataatatggggtctatGTTTTTTGCTgtataataatttcatttgctcccactattgggttgatacgcatgtgacaATGAATCCATCGTTATTaatttaatgagatactttggaaattacatgaatattgtttggttttttaatatgggatgcacCTTTTTTtctgacattgtttgtttttttaatatgggattcacttttttttttaaattgcttgattttgctaatatggggtccacttttttttccagTTACTTTGAAGATGGTGggttctatttttattttatttttatttttaatattgatttgtgtttaatatggggcccacactttttttttctttttttttacggACTGACGACGAAAAAGTTGAGCCaaccggctcttctatatatatatatatatatacatgtgcatAGACCAATGTATAGGAAGTATCTATTAGATGTACATTGATCTTTCTTTGTATTAGCTGTGTGGAATGTGGATGCGTTCCATATCCACAAGcaaaatcttgaaatttttGTGAGCATAATTGAAATCCTACTACCAAGAGATGGAGCTTGTTCCATCAAGTAGGTGCAGGGGTTTTTATAAACCCTGCTTTTGGACCTTTTGCAGTGATGAATAAAAGAAAGTCATGCTCATGGTGGAGAtgactaatttatttaaaaaataaaaaaatgccTATGTATATAGGcctataaatttttttttttttttgagaaaagttTAAAATGTCAGCTGTACTAAAAAAAGCCTTGGTAACAATGTCTACAACTACTAGGGACAATTAGGGTTGGCGTTCGGTcgtttcggttcggtttttcggtttgtAGAAAATGGGAACCGAAACCGAACTGAAATAACTTCGGTTCAATTCGGTTTTTGCAATTTTGGTTCGGTTTATTTGGTCGGTTTCTTCGGTTAGATATGGAAACTTTCCCACAGCCACAAG contains these protein-coding regions:
- the LOC132068633 gene encoding flavin-containing monooxygenase FMO GS-OX5-like isoform X2, which produces MAQSRKVAVIGAGVSGLVTARELQREGHRVTVFEKSNKLGGLWVYNPQIETDPLSVDPNREIIHSSLYKSLRTNLPRQLMSFSDYPFKGEINGKILNFPGHEQVLKFLNEFAEDFGITDLIRFNAEVVRVAQIVVVIGGGPSGLDISRDIATVAKQVHLSRKPSEIGFSNLDSYANLWNHSQIDHVDESGEVTFLDGSSIHADIILHCTGYKYDFPFLETDGIVSADEDGSVGPLYKHVFPPKLSPWLSFVGIPYQTIIFLMLEVQAKWIAKVLSGKVLLPSEEEMLADVEDHNRQLEEAGIPKRHTHRLNFHEVKYMDWVAAQVGLPPVDAGIKEMHSSIYKFAAEVGYDRYRDLWDVKNLTQ
- the LOC132068633 gene encoding flavin-containing monooxygenase FMO GS-OX5-like isoform X1, yielding MAQSRKVAVIGAGVSGLVTARELQREGHRVTVFEKSNKLGGLWVYNPQIETDPLSVDPNREIIHSSLYKSLRTNLPRQLMSFSDYPFKGEINGKILNFPGHEQVLKFLNEFAEDFGITDLIRFNAEVVRVAQVDFEENGWVVKSKVDELSLEEVFDSVVICNGHHTVPRLANIPGINNWPGKHIHSHNYRVPEPFKDQIVVVIGGGPSGLDISRDIATVAKQVHLSRKPSEIGFSNLDSYANLWNHSQIDHVDESGEVTFLDGSSIHADIILHCTGYKYDFPFLETDGIVSADEDGSVGPLYKHVFPPKLSPWLSFVGIPYQTIIFLMLEVQAKWIAKVLSGKVLLPSEEEMLADVEDHNRQLEEAGIPKRHTHRLNFHEVKYMDWVAAQVGLPPVDAGIKEMHSSIYKFAAEVGYDRYRDLWDVKNLTQ